The following proteins come from a genomic window of Montipora foliosa isolate CH-2021 chromosome 2, ASM3666993v2, whole genome shotgun sequence:
- the LOC137993232 gene encoding microfibril-associated glycoprotein 4-like isoform X2, which translates to MVNEQSIGNHLEANCDSDERPCDLINRNFAFANGAQLNTSANPRQNEDIRLPPAENVHIVIVNRTLLYLAAAIVLVSFFVTTTSFILVVTTIPGSSDCSTISTAYENCAEIYKSGYGKKTGVYKIDPDGRGAFDVLCDQETDGGGWTVFQKRQDGTVGFYRGWDAYKRGFGYLKGEFWIGLDKIHRLTTNGNNKLRIDLKLHSEVAYAAYSFFAVQNEADNYKLMVGDYSGTAGDSLEYHRGQGFTTSDRDNDNHITPSVNCAAEYRGGWWYNGCHMSNLNGLYLNGTKLELSSQGMAWHSWKNGFVSVTRTEMKLRPNNW; encoded by the exons ATGGTTAACGAACAGTCTATCGGAAACCATTTAGAAGCAAACTGTGATAGTGACGAACGTCCCTGTGACCTCATAAACCGGAATTTTGCTTTTGCGAATGGAGCGCAACTGAACACCTCAGCAAACCCACGACAAAATGAAGATATTAGGCTACCACCAGCGGAAAATGTTCACATAGTGATTGTTAACCGAACATTGTTGTACCTTGCGGCAGCCATAGTTCTCGTTTCCTTTTTCGTGACTACcacttcatttattttagttgTAACAACGATTCCAGGAAGCAGCGATTGTTCAACAATTTCAACAG CGTACGAGAACTGCGCTGAGATTTACAAGTCTGGGTACGGAAAGAAAACTGGAGTTTACAAAATCGATCCGGATGGTCGTGGGGCGTTTGATGTGTTATGTGATCAGGAAACTGACGGAGGAGGTTGGACAGTGTTTCAGAAAAGGCAAGACGGCACTGTAGGTTTCTACAGAGGTTGGGATGCCTACAAAAGGGGGTTTGGATATCTGAAGGGCGAATTTTGGATTGGACTGGACAAAATTCATCGCCTAACGACCAATGGCAACAATAAGCTTCGAATTGATCTGAAGCTTCATAGCGAAGTTGCGTATGCAGCTTATAGCTTTTTCGCTGTTCAAAACGAGGCGGACAACTACAAGTTAATGGTTGGAGATTACTCAG GCACAGCAGGTGACTCTCTTGAGTATCATCGTGGTCAAGGATTTACCACCAGCGATCGGGATAATGACAATCACATAACCCCATCGGTCAATTGCGCTGCGGAGTACAGAGGTGGTTGGTGGTACAATGGTTGTCATATGTCCAATCTCAATGGGTTGTATCTTAACGGCACGAAACTCGAGTTGAGTTCGCAAGGAATGGCTTGGCACTCATGGAAAAACGGCTTTGTCTCCGTTACAAGGACTGAAATGAAATTACGACCAAACAATTGGTGA
- the LOC137993232 gene encoding microfibril-associated glycoprotein 4-like isoform X1: MVNEQSIGNHLEANCDSDERPCDLINRNFAFANGAQLNTSANPRQNEDIRLPPAENVHIVIVNRTLLYLAAAIVLVSFFVTTTSFILVVTTIPGSSDCSTISTVSVASSKVKGFYKDTCDRKNVPVDDYMDLSVGSSGNDGGASSQAGESAYENCAEIYKSGYGKKTGVYKIDPDGRGAFDVLCDQETDGGGWTVFQKRQDGTVGFYRGWDAYKRGFGYLKGEFWIGLDKIHRLTTNGNNKLRIDLKLHSEVAYAAYSFFAVQNEADNYKLMVGDYSGTAGDSLEYHRGQGFTTSDRDNDNHITPSVNCAAEYRGGWWYNGCHMSNLNGLYLNGTKLELSSQGMAWHSWKNGFVSVTRTEMKLRPNNW; the protein is encoded by the exons ATGGTTAACGAACAGTCTATCGGAAACCATTTAGAAGCAAACTGTGATAGTGACGAACGTCCCTGTGACCTCATAAACCGGAATTTTGCTTTTGCGAATGGAGCGCAACTGAACACCTCAGCAAACCCACGACAAAATGAAGATATTAGGCTACCACCAGCGGAAAATGTTCACATAGTGATTGTTAACCGAACATTGTTGTACCTTGCGGCAGCCATAGTTCTCGTTTCCTTTTTCGTGACTACcacttcatttattttagttgTAACAACGATTCCAGGAAGCAGCGATTGTTCAACAATTTCAACAG TTAGTGTTGCGAGCTCCAAAGTGAAAGGATTTTACAAGGACACTTGCGATCGCAAAAATGTGCCGGTTGACGATTACATGGACCTCAGTGTGGGGAGCAGTGGCAATGATGGAGGGGCGAGTAGTCAAGCTGGCGAGAGTG CGTACGAGAACTGCGCTGAGATTTACAAGTCTGGGTACGGAAAGAAAACTGGAGTTTACAAAATCGATCCGGATGGTCGTGGGGCGTTTGATGTGTTATGTGATCAGGAAACTGACGGAGGAGGTTGGACAGTGTTTCAGAAAAGGCAAGACGGCACTGTAGGTTTCTACAGAGGTTGGGATGCCTACAAAAGGGGGTTTGGATATCTGAAGGGCGAATTTTGGATTGGACTGGACAAAATTCATCGCCTAACGACCAATGGCAACAATAAGCTTCGAATTGATCTGAAGCTTCATAGCGAAGTTGCGTATGCAGCTTATAGCTTTTTCGCTGTTCAAAACGAGGCGGACAACTACAAGTTAATGGTTGGAGATTACTCAG GCACAGCAGGTGACTCTCTTGAGTATCATCGTGGTCAAGGATTTACCACCAGCGATCGGGATAATGACAATCACATAACCCCATCGGTCAATTGCGCTGCGGAGTACAGAGGTGGTTGGTGGTACAATGGTTGTCATATGTCCAATCTCAATGGGTTGTATCTTAACGGCACGAAACTCGAGTTGAGTTCGCAAGGAATGGCTTGGCACTCATGGAAAAACGGCTTTGTCTCCGTTACAAGGACTGAAATGAAATTACGACCAAACAATTGGTGA